The genomic segment CGTCACCCCGTTGTAGCCCTTGCCGTCGAACATCACGTGGCAGGCGACCGAATCGAGGTGGCTGTGGATGACGCCGTGGTAGGTGCCGGTGTACTGGTAGCGGTCGGAGGCGCCGGTCTCGCTGACGTTGACCACCTGCCGGTCGAGATACCACTGGCCCTCGAGCGTCGGCGCCTGGATGATGTCGTGGGCCAGCGATACGCTGCGGCCCTCGGTCACCAGCGCGGCGGCGGCCTTCCGCTTGTCCGGCGTGATGAGGTTGGCGGCGCCCAGCCCGTCGTCGGGACCCCAGCGGCCCCAGTTCGAGAGCTCTTCCATCGCGTGCAGGAACTCTGCCTCGGTGGTCATTGCGGGGCGCGTCTGGGAGTCGACGGTGACGGCGGCCGCACCGATCAGCAGCGCCACGAGAACCGGGACGACGCCGGGTCGCAGAGCGTGAGTGAACATGGTGCCTCCTTCGGCCAGTCGTGCCGAGTGGGGCAGTTTACCCCGTCTCACCCCGTCCGGCGACTACCGCCCGGCGAAGCACAGGGCGGCAGGGGCGCTCGCACGCGTCGAGGGCGAAATTCTTGGCAGATGCAAAGTTTTGCGCTATAATGATTCTGCTTCGAGCCGGAGCATCGAGGGTTATCAGGGACCACGGAGGTTGTGGGTTCGAGTCCCACTCCGTCGCTCAGGCGGCGGACAGCTCAATCCAGGACGAGAGCGCCGGGTTTTCCCTCTTGCGATCCCTTGCTCGAGGCGTTTCGCGCTGAGCCGAAGCGGCAGGGTTATCTGCTTCCAACGCAACCCCCCCTTCCGCAGCCCCTTGTTCAGTGCGCCATGACGCGAATGGACACACTGACATGCGGGTTCTCAAGAACATCCACGGCGCCCCCGCGCCCCAGTCGGAGCCGATCGCGGGCCGCGAGACCGGGATGGTCCGCAACGCGGCGGGCGGTTACGTCTTCCCCGTCACGGACTGGATCCGCCTCGAACGGTTCCTGATCCTCGGAACCGAAGGCGGCACCTACTACACCGACGCGCGCACGCTTACCCTGGGGAACGCCGCTGTCGTACGCCGTTGCCTGGAAGCGGACGGGTCACGCACGGTGGAGACCATCGTGGAGATCAGCGTCCGGGGTCGGGCCCCGTCGAACGACCCGGCGCTGTTCGCGCTGGCGATGGCGGCGAGCTTCGGCGATCCGAAGGACCGTCGGGCTGCCGGCGAGGCGCTGCCCCGGGTCGCTCGCATCGGGACGCACCTGCTGCACTTCGTCTCCTTCGTGAACGACATGCGCGGTTGGGGACGGTCGATCAAGCGCGCCGTCGGGCGCTGGTATACGGATCAGGAACTGGACCGGCTGACCCGCCAGGTGCTCAAGTATCGTCAGCGCGACGGTTGGAGCCATCGTGACGTGTTGCGACTGACCCACCCGAAGTGCGCCTCCGGGCAGCGGCTGAACGATCTCATGAGGTGGGTCACACATCCGGACACGACGCAGGTCGATCCGAAGCAGTTGCCGCTGGTGGACGCATTTCAGCGGCTACAGCGGGCGGAGACCGTCTCGGAAACCGCCGGGCTGTTGAAGGAACACGCGTGGCTGTCGCGCGAGATGGTGCCGACCGAACATCTGGCGCAGAAGGCCGTCTGGGAGGCGCTGCTCCCCAATCTGCCGATGACCGCGCTCGTGCGGAACCTGCCGGTGATGACGCGGCTCGACGCCCTGCGGCCGCTGGCGGACGCAACGCGTGCGGTGACGGCGCGATTGACCGATCCGGAGGCGCTGCGCGCGGCCCGCGTGCATCCCCTGGCTTTGCTGGTCGCCTCGCGTACCTATGGCCAGGGCCGTTCGGAGCGCGGGTCGAGTACGTGGACGCCGACGCCCGCAGTCGCGGAGGCGCTGGAGCAGGCCTGCGTACTGGCGTTCGATCACCTGGAGCCGATGGCCGGGCGCGTCTATCTCGCGGTCGACGTGTCCGGATCGATGGGCTGGTCGCACGTTGCCGGGCTGTCGAACCTGACGGCGCGGGAGGCCGCCGCGGCCATGGCGATGGTCATCGCCCGACACGCCGATCGGCACGTCATCAAGGGTTTTTCGGCGGCCGGCGGTGGAGGTCCTTCCAGCGGTGGATGGGCGCACCGGACCGCCATGCAGGCGTTGCCGATTACGGGTTCCAGCACGCTCCGCGAGGCGGTCGAGGCGACCACCGACTTGCCGTTCGGCGGTACGGACTGCGCACTGCCGATGCTGGATGCCCTGGAACGGGGAATCGAGGCCGACGTCTTCATCGTGCTTACCGACAACGAGACGTGGGCGGGGCGGATGCACCCGAGCGAGGCCCTGCGCCAGTACCGGCGCAGGACCGGCATTCCGGCCAGGCTGGTGGTGGTGGGGATGACGGCCACCGAATGCAGCATCGCCGATCCCGAGGATGCCGGCATGCTGGACGTGGTCGGGTTCGACACCGCCGCACCGAACGTGATTCGAGAGTTCGTCGGAGGCGTTGCCGCGTGAGAGGGCGGGTTCTCGGTCCCCGTACCGAGTGAGACCTGCCAGGGTCGTCGTTGCCGCGAGCCGAAGGGCGCGCTGAGCCGAAGCGCGAGGGTTATCTGCTTGAAACGGAGACCTACCCTCCCGCACTCCTTGTTCAGCGCATTCTCGCCGCGCGTCGGCGTACCGAGGGGGGCCGGAAGGCCCCCTGGAAAGTCTCCCTGCACGCGCGTCCAGCGCAGCAGGTTTCCGCTCCGTAGTTGCCGTCGTGGCGAGCCTGCCGTTTCTAGTATCCCTCCAGGACCGGGAACCGTTCGTCGTCCGGAAGCGGTTGCACGTCAAGTGCGTTGAGCGCCATCGACACCATCCGGTAGCGCGCCGCGCTCAGGGTGATGCTCATCATCTGGTGCGTGTCGTAGCGCGACGACAGGTCCGCCCAGGTCTCGTCGGCGATCATCGAGTCGCGGAACATCTCGTTGGCGGCGTCGATGAGGGCGAGCTCGTTGGCGCCCCAGCCCGACTGATCGCGGCCCTGCGCGATCCAGACCGGATTCAGGCCGTGGTCGCGGGCCCGGCCGACGCTGCCGACGTGCTTGGCCCACTCGTAGACCGCGCCGGAGTTCCAGCCCATGCGCAGGATGAGCAGCTCGCGGTCGTGCGGCGTCAGTCGCGACCGCTCCGGATCGAGCACGTAGCGCGGGTTCAGGTTGCGCGCCTCCACCATCGTCGGGTGCTGCAGGAACGTTCGCGAGACCCGCAGGCCGTCGCCTTCGACCGGCTCGACGCGCGGCGTCGTCAGCGGCGGCTCCTGGTCCGGGACCACCACGCGATAGCCGACGTCGTCCACCGGCATCAGGGCCTCGGCCGGGACGCCGTCGTCCGGCTGGATGCCGAGCGAGTTGAAGAGGATCGCGTTGGTGGTGGTCCAGCCCACGGTCATTACCGCGTCGATCAGGTTGTGGGTGTCGAACTGCTCCGCCAGCGCCTCCCACGTCCGGTCGGTGACCGCCGCGTGGCGGAACAACTGGTCCGCGAAGCCGATGAGGATCGCCTCGAACGGGTCCCAGTCGTCGCCCGGACCCTGGGCCACGAGCATGACCTCAGCCGCGGTCAGGCCCGCCTCGGCCGCGCGGCTCGCCTCTGCCGCCCAGATGTTGGCGCTCTGGGTGAGCCACGCGGTGCGCAGGATGAGGATGGCGCGGTGGCGCGGCGACAGCGTCGATTCGTTGGCGATGTAGTTGGTGAACGGCAGCACGCGGTCGGCCAGGGCGGGCACCCGGGCCAGCGTGCGCACGACGTTGGCGGAGTGTCCGTCGGCCGAGTGTTTCTCGACGCTCGCGCGCTGCTCGGCGGTCCGGTCCGCTTCCGCCAGCGGCGGCACGCGCGCATCGGTCAACCGCACCGCCGGCACGACGGTGCCGGGCGCCTCGGTGATGGCGCGGGCGGGCTCGATGCGCAGCAGGGCGCCGTTGTCCTCCTCCGTCAGCACGTACAGGTAGCCGTCGGGTCCCTGCTGGACGTCGCGCACCCGCTGCTTCAGCTCCATCAGCAGCCACTCGCGGCGGATCTCCTGTCCCTGCCGGTTGAAGACGACCCGCTCGAGGTGGCCGGTGTGCTGCATCCGGCCCACCATCATCGAGCCGACGAAGAGGTTGCCGCGCCAGGCGGGGAAGTGCTCGCCGTCGTAGAAGGTGAGGCCCGACGGGGCGATCGACGGCCACCACATCACGTGCGGTCCGGTGAACTCGGGCAGCCACGGCGTCTCGGTGATCGGCCGGCCGCCGTAGGTGCGGCTGTAGGAGGCGATGGGCCAGCCGTAGTTCGAGCCGGGCTGGATGATGTTGGCCTCGTCGCCGCCCTGCACCCCGTGCTCGGTGGCCCACAGCTCGCCGGTGTCCGGATGGAAGGCGAGGCCGATCTGGTTGCGATGGCCCATCGTCCAGATCTCGGGGTGGTAGTCGGGGTCGCCGACGAACGGATTGTCGTCGGGCGCCGTGCCGTCGTCGTTCAGGCGCAGCAGCTTGCCGAAGTGGGTTTGCCCGTCCTGGGCGTACTCACCGGTGCCGGCGAACTCGAACGCGCCGCCGACGGTCATGAACAGCTTGTTGTCCGGTCCCCAGATCAGCCGCGACGCCGCGATGCCGCCGCCCCAGCCGTCGGCGACGAAGATGTCGCGCGTCTCGGTCAGCGCGCCGGCCCCTTCGTCGAGGCGCCCGCGCGCCAGCGCCACGGTGGCGCCCTGCCGACCGTCGCGCTCCTCCCCCTGCGAGTAGGTGAGATAGACGAGGGTGTCGTCCTCGGGATGGACCACCACGTCCATCAGCCCCGCCAGCCGCACGCCGGTGAAGACCTCCGGCACGCCGGGAACGTCCCCGTCGAGGAGCTGCCCGTTGCGGATGACCCGCAGCGTGCCCCGGTCGCGCTCGGTGACCAGGATGTCGCCGTTGCGGCGGAACGCCATCCCCCACGGGTGATCGAGCCCGGTCACGATCGGCACCACGCGGATGCGCGGCTGCTCGGCCGTGTACAGCACGACCGGCCGGTCCGGCGGCGGCAGGCCGGGCACGCCCCGCAGCGCGGAGGCGCCGGTGCGGTTCTGGGCCCCGGCCGTGGTCTGGAGCAGCGCGGCGCAGGCGATGACGACGGCGGCGGCGAGCGCGGTGCGGAACGGCGTCGTGCGGGTCATGGATTCCTCCCCGTGGCGTGGGGACAACTCTACCGGAAACGGGCGGGGAGAGTTCTGCGAGAGTCGCGCTGCGTCGGTGGGCGCGTGCGATCGCCCGCACCTCGCGCACCGCGCAGGCCTCAATGCCGTCGGCTTCTCATTCTGAACCTGAACCCCTTGTCCGGAACGAAGGAGGGAAAGAGAACCCAACGGTCCGTCTTCAATTCATAGGTCGGCGGAACCAGCTCCATGTCGGCCTCGTGCAGCAGGGTCGCGACAAGTAGCGGCAGTTGCGTTTCGGCGAACCCGCGGCCGGCGCAATGATGCACGCCGACGCCGAAAGGCGCGAACACGCCCGGCTGCTTGTGTTCCTCACGCCCCGGCAGGTAGCGGTCTATGTCGAACCGCTGCGGATCGGGAAAGTGCTCCGGCAGGTCGTGCGTGACGAAAAAGGCGAGGAACAGATCCGCACCCGCGGGAATCCGGTGTCCGTCGAAGTCGAACGACGTGGTCACCTTGCGTTGAATCCCCGGGACCGGCGTATACATGCGCAGCGCTTCGAGCATGATCCGGTACAGGACGTCCAACTCGTGCACCTTCGCCGCATCCGGTGTACCGCCGGCGAACAGGGCGTCCGCCTCGGCCTGCGCCCGCTCCCGCAACGCGGGGTTCTTCAGCACGACGTAGAGCATGCAGGCGCCGATGCTCCCCACGGTCTCGACGCCGGCGAACAGCGGCAACAGGGCGGTGAGCGGGAGGTCGCACTCGGGGAGGAACATCGGGTCGGCGCGGTGCAGCGTCAGGATGTCGTCGATCGCGTTGGCCTTGCGGGCGTGCTGCTGCAATTGGTGTTGCGTCAACCACCTGTCCGACAATTCCGCCGCGCGGCGGAGCGCACGCCGCTGCCGGGGCGTCCTGGGCAATCGGGGCGTATGCAGGAAGCCGCGGGTCACGGCCTCTCTGAGGACCAGGCGCACGTCGTCGATGTACTCCGCTGTCGACGATTGCGCGACGATTGCGCTCGTCGTCTCGCCGACCAGGCGGAGGATGGCAGGGAGAGCGCGCAACGGCGCGTTCAGCGGCATCGCGGCCACGGACCGCCGGATGACATCCACCGCTGCGGGGATCTCGGATTCGATGAGCTGCCGGGAAAGGCCGTCCCTGGTCTCGCGGCGCATCCGAACGTGGTCCTTGCCGTTCATGTTCAGCACGAAGCGCGTGGCGCCGAACTCCGCACAGAGCGGATCCCACATGTCGGACGTATGCAAATGCATGCGCTCCGAGCGGGACACGAACAGGTTGGCTTCCTGTCCTGCCAGGGCGACGAAGTTGCGCGTCAACGTCTTGACCCTGAAAACAGGCCCGACGCGCTGGTACTCCTGCACGAAGAACGTCCTTGGGTCGCGCGCCACGGCGAACGTGCTGCCCACCAGCGGCCAGCCGCGGGCCAGCGGCAGACCGGCGCCGCCGTCGCGCGCGGCGCGAGCCGCCGGTCGTACCATGCGCACCAGGGTCGCCACGGCCCGCCCGATCAGGTCGAGGCGGCTGACGATCGCGATCCGTTTTCGCGCCTTGACGAGTTCCTCTGCCGTGAGGAGCTTTCGCCAAACGTCGCAGGCATCGACCAGGCTGATGATCACGATGTCCGCCGGGTCCGGGATGTCGTCGCTGAACAGAACCCGCATGATGCGCAGCCTGACGTGCTCCTGCGTCGCTCCGTTCGTCGATGGATAGCGCCGCGCGTGCGCCACCTCCGGCGTCAGGGACAGGAATGCGTCCTCGCCGGGCTCGCGGAGTATGCCCCGGGAGACCAGCCGGGCAATCGTCCGCTCGCGGATCTCGTGCGCCCGCCGGGCCGTGCGTTCCACCCAGTACAACGCGTCATGCGTCTCTTGCGCGCCGACGATGTCGGCCAGCGTGGGGTCGAGCACGTCGTCACCGAGCGGCATTGGATCGCTGGGCGTGAGGTTGTCCAAATCGGTATCGATGCGATTCGCCAATTGCAGGTCCATCAACACCGCGCCGGCGAGAACCAGATGTTCCGTACGTTCGGTCATCGGGAGGAGCGTGCCGTGTTGCTCGTCCAGGAGAAACAGCAGGAACTCTTCGGCGGCAAGCAGCATCACTCACGCTCCCGGTCGGATACTCGATGCGCCGCCCTGTTCGGGTGCAGGGTCCCGGTCGCCACCGAACGTCTCGAGCGCCCGGTTCTCGACCCGCAGCCGTGCCCGGAGCACCAGCAGGTTCAGCACGGAGGCGGCTGCCGCCAGGATCCAGGCGCCGAACATCAGCGGCACCACGGCCATTTCGCCGCACACGATGAAGTAGTTGGGGTGCCGCACGTAGCGGTACGGGCCGCTGCGGATCGGCGCGACGCCCGGCAGCACCACGATACGCGTCGTCCAGCGCGACCCCAACGTGGCGATCACCCATACGCGCCCGCACTCCAGCAGCACGAAGACGGCGAGCAACGGCAGCGACACCGCCGTCCGGGGATCGATCGTTGCGGGCAGCGCGAGCAACCAGCCGGCGTGCAGGGCGACCATCGCCGGGTAGTGCCCGCGGCCGACTTCGACGGCGCCCCGAGCCAGGAGCGCCCGGTGGTTGCGGAGGGCGAAGCCCAGCTCGGCCAGACGCTGAAGCACGAGGAAGCCGACGATGACGTACAGGGCAGGCATCAGTCCGACTCCAACACCAGGTACCCGATCGAGAAGCCGGGCCCCAGCCCGGTCATCAGATACCGCCGCACCCCTCCGTGCCGCCCGTTGTCGGCGGCCGAGGTCATGAGGACGCGCTTCAGGATGAAGAGCACGGTGGCCGCCGACATGTTGCCGTAGTCGCGCAGAATCTCCCGGGACGCGGCGAGGCCGCCGGACGGGAGACCGAAGGCGTCTTCGAGCGCCTCCAGCACCTTGGACCCGCCGGGGTGGCAGATGAAGTCGTCGACGTCGGCGAGCTCCAGGCCCACGGAAGCGAGAAAGTCGTCGGTGACGCGCCGCACCCGGTGTCTGGCGAAATCGGGAACGCCGCGCGCCAGCCGCAACTCCAGCCCCTGTTGCGTGACGCGCCAGCCCATGACGTCGAGGCTGCGGGGCCAGGTATGCTCGCCCCAGGCCCTGATCGCGGGTCCGGGTCCGTCCGTGGTCAGCACCGCGCCCGCCGCGCCGTCGCCGAACAGAGCGGTGGCGACGATGTTCGCGGTCGTCCGATCGCTGCGGCAGAAGGTGAGGGTGCAGAGCTCGACGACCAGGCACAGGATGCGGCTGCCGGGCTGGGCGCACGCGCAGGCGGCGGCGCGCGCCAGCCCCAGCGCCCCGCCTGCGCATCCGAGGCCGAACACCGGCAGGCGCTGCACGTTGCGCCGAAAGGGCAGCTCCTCCATCAGCCGGACATCGAGCGCGGGCACGGCGACGCCCGTCGACGAGACGGTGACGAGCGCGTCGACGTCGCTGCACGCCAGGCCGGCGACGGTCAGGCTGTCGATGGCCACCTGCTTGAGCAGGTCGATCGCCCTGTCGATGTACAGATCGTTCTTCAACTCGAAGCTGTGTGCCTGTTCGTACCAATGGACGGGGGCAGCGGCGTACCGCGTCTCGATCTCGGCGTTCAGGAAGAGCTGCTTCAGACGGTCTCGCCTGGACGGCGGAATGTCGAACGAGCGCTGGAAGAAATCCAGCGCCTCGTCCTGAGGGACCCGGTGGGGCGGCACTGCGGTGGCGAGCGACGCGATTCGCGGCCGGGTCTGGTTGGACCCTGTCGTCATCGGGTGAGCTCCGCCCGCGTGGGGTCGCGGGAAGCGAACCGCGGAGGGGCGTCGCCGCGGCCGGACGCGAACAGCCACCGCGTCAGTTTGCTGCGCTTGAGACTGCGCCTTCCGAGCGCGCCGACCGCCAGGCCCCACAGGAAGGACCGCAGCAACCCGCGCAACTGAACCGGGTCGAGCCACGACCGCACTCCCGCCATCCACATGAGCGCCAGGCGCAGGGCGACCATGTGTCGGAACATCCGAAACAACGAGCGGGGGATCTCGTCGTCGCGGCAGTGCTCGAACCAGGAGTGGTTCAGTGCGAAGGCCGACTGCACCCTCACGCCGGCGCGGACCGATCGCGAGGGCTGTCGCGCGGCCGCCCGGGCAATGAGCGGCTCGAAGTCGGTCAACTGCCGGTCCAGTCCGTGTGCCGGCCGCCCCAGACTGGCCATCATCGCCGCCCCGACGGCATCGGCGTGATAGCCGTTGAGTAGCAGCGGCAGCGCGACATGAAAGAAGCCGACCACGTGGAGGTGCATGCTCAGGCGGCACTGATACCCGGCCTGCATGACGTCGTACAGCCTCGCGACCTGACCTTCCCCCAGTCCCAGGAAACCGGCGTAGGCTCGGTCGAGGGTGCTGACGTATCGTGCGGTCGAGCCGCCGTCCAGGTCGCGGCGGATCATGGCTCCCACCTGCTGAATTGCCATGGTCACCAGTGCAAGACCGGTGCTGTACAGAGGATCCACGGTATCGGCGGCATCTCCGATGAGGAACCACCCCTGGGAGGAGTACCGCTGCCGGGCGCGGTACATGTAGTTCCGGTACAGGTTGGTGTCGACCACGATCCCGCTCCGGACCAGGTCTCCCAGGATCGGGTGCTCGCGCGTCACCCGGTCGA from the Acidobacteriota bacterium genome contains:
- a CDS encoding TROVE domain-containing protein translates to MRVLKNIHGAPAPQSEPIAGRETGMVRNAAGGYVFPVTDWIRLERFLILGTEGGTYYTDARTLTLGNAAVVRRCLEADGSRTVETIVEISVRGRAPSNDPALFALAMAASFGDPKDRRAAGEALPRVARIGTHLLHFVSFVNDMRGWGRSIKRAVGRWYTDQELDRLTRQVLKYRQRDGWSHRDVLRLTHPKCASGQRLNDLMRWVTHPDTTQVDPKQLPLVDAFQRLQRAETVSETAGLLKEHAWLSREMVPTEHLAQKAVWEALLPNLPMTALVRNLPVMTRLDALRPLADATRAVTARLTDPEALRAARVHPLALLVASRTYGQGRSERGSSTWTPTPAVAEALEQACVLAFDHLEPMAGRVYLAVDVSGSMGWSHVAGLSNLTAREAAAAMAMVIARHADRHVIKGFSAAGGGGPSSGGWAHRTAMQALPITGSSTLREAVEATTDLPFGGTDCALPMLDALERGIEADVFIVLTDNETWAGRMHPSEALRQYRRRTGIPARLVVVGMTATECSIADPEDAGMLDVVGFDTAAPNVIREFVGGVAA
- a CDS encoding cytochrome P450, with protein sequence MLLAAEEFLLFLLDEQHGTLLPMTERTEHLVLAGAVLMDLQLANRIDTDLDNLTPSDPMPLGDDVLDPTLADIVGAQETHDALYWVERTARRAHEIRERTIARLVSRGILREPGEDAFLSLTPEVAHARRYPSTNGATQEHVRLRIMRVLFSDDIPDPADIVIISLVDACDVWRKLLTAEELVKARKRIAIVSRLDLIGRAVATLVRMVRPAARAARDGGAGLPLARGWPLVGSTFAVARDPRTFFVQEYQRVGPVFRVKTLTRNFVALAGQEANLFVSRSERMHLHTSDMWDPLCAEFGATRFVLNMNGKDHVRMRRETRDGLSRQLIESEIPAAVDVIRRSVAAMPLNAPLRALPAILRLVGETTSAIVAQSSTAEYIDDVRLVLREAVTRGFLHTPRLPRTPRQRRALRRAAELSDRWLTQHQLQQHARKANAIDDILTLHRADPMFLPECDLPLTALLPLFAGVETVGSIGACMLYVVLKNPALRERAQAEADALFAGGTPDAAKVHELDVLYRIMLEALRMYTPVPGIQRKVTTSFDFDGHRIPAGADLFLAFFVTHDLPEHFPDPQRFDIDRYLPGREEHKQPGVFAPFGVGVHHCAGRGFAETQLPLLVATLLHEADMELVPPTYELKTDRWVLFPSFVPDKGFRFRMRSRRH
- a CDS encoding type III polyketide synthase, translated to MTTGSNQTRPRIASLATAVPPHRVPQDEALDFFQRSFDIPPSRRDRLKQLFLNAEIETRYAAAPVHWYEQAHSFELKNDLYIDRAIDLLKQVAIDSLTVAGLACSDVDALVTVSSTGVAVPALDVRLMEELPFRRNVQRLPVFGLGCAGGALGLARAAACACAQPGSRILCLVVELCTLTFCRSDRTTANIVATALFGDGAAGAVLTTDGPGPAIRAWGEHTWPRSLDVMGWRVTQQGLELRLARGVPDFARHRVRRVTDDFLASVGLELADVDDFICHPGGSKVLEALEDAFGLPSGGLAASREILRDYGNMSAATVLFILKRVLMTSAADNGRHGGVRRYLMTGLGPGFSIGYLVLESD